In a single window of the Drosophila subpulchrella strain 33 F10 #4 breed RU33 chromosome X, RU_Dsub_v1.1 Primary Assembly, whole genome shotgun sequence genome:
- the LOC119557066 gene encoding protein penguin, with protein sequence MVSSEPKGPAKVAKTTSPGKPANGQKFKPGGAGGARKFDKSGGGPGKKFDKPGANGPRKFDKSGSGAFKKFDKPGPDGAKKFGGGGGNKFAEGNKFRGKPQAQPQAPAEGEKQDWNKFKQEKKDLKLKRKSSKDTYEITKEAKQIYEKLRCRKTENKDKLVEQIYKVLNVGDTISKVVKAHDTARVLQCMLKYASPALRAEISEQLLPFTVIMCQSKYAQFCVQRMLKYGSPATKSKLVDSLYGQIVRLAGHSIASGLLDTMYQSATPQQRIHMRQEFYGDLYRKAKDSNVKTLSDTYKEATNMKASILGSVKANLDHVANKQLVDSSLVHAVMLEYLRACDEDEEKLEETVTAFAALVPHMLSTKEGSEAGVICFYKSTPKNRRAIIKNIKEHLLKIATHEHGHVFLISLLNSLDDTKATKKAIYDHLHGDLKTLVGNQYGRRVVQWLVAPGDTTCFHPEFIRVVDEGLAFGKKEKELRRKEIFEQIEAPIAQAIAEEADFWLSNSHIGLVTADILNHIQGESYEKAAAALAQVVAQPDWRISADAAGPVPQDKKKPHNDVEAIIAEATKQRRKLLNADSSSSSSSDEGDEDGDEEEDGEKEPQTGEDEDETEPELKKTKKEANKSKAKVEEPAAALVIGIEEAGMHIVLKKILKNDGKREGHPFSQKLLQSLSTDVLKVWLGVNRSCFVLLKLVEESPALLEDCKKAIAAEKSLSQTLVKQKTLGAKLLAAKLNIGK encoded by the exons ATGGTCAGTTCGGAGCCAAAAGGACCTGCCAAGGTGGCCAAAACGACCTCGCCGGGGAAGCCCGCCAATGGACAGAAATTTAAGCCCGGCGGAGCTGGTGGCGCCAGGAAATTCGACAAATCCGGCGGAGGGCCGGGCAAAAAGTTCGACAAACCAGGTGCAAATGGTCCCAGGAAGTTCGACAAGTCCGGATCCGGGGCCTTCAAGAAGTTCGACAAACCCGGGCCAGACGGCGCCAAGAAGttcggcggcggcggcggcaacaAGTTCGCCGAGGGCAACAAGTTCCGGGGAAAACCACAGGCACAGCCACAGGCGCCGGCAGAGGGCGAGAAACAGGACTGGAACAAGTTCAAGCAGGAAAAGAAGGACCTCAAGCTCAAGCGCAAGAGCTCCAAGGACACCTACGAGATCACCAAGGAGGCCAAGCAGATCTACGAGAAGCTGCGATG CCGCAAGACGGAGAACAAGGACAAACTGGTGGAGCAGATATACAAGGTGCTCAACGTGGGCGACACCATCTCGAAGGTGGTCAAGGCCCACGACACCGCCCGCGTGCTCCAGTGCATGCTGAAGTACGCCTCGCCGGCTCTGCGGGCCGAAATCTCCGAGCAGCTGCTGCCCTTCACCGTGATCATGTGCCAGTCGAAGTACGCCCAGTTCTGCGTTCAGCGGATGCTTAAATACGGCTCCCCGGCCACCAAGTCGAAGCTGGTGGACAGCCTGTACGGCCAAATTGTCCGTTTGGCCGGACACAGCATTGCCAGCGGATTGCTAGACACGATGTaccagagtgccacgccccaGCAGCGCATCCATATGCGTCAGGAGTTCTACGGCGATCTGTATCGAAAGGCCAAGGATTCGAATGTCAAGACACTGAGCGACACCTACAAGGAGGCCACAAACATGAAGGCCTCCATCCTGGGCTCGGTGAAGGCGAATCTGGACCATGTGGCCAACAAGCAGCTGGTGGACAGCTCGCTGGTGCACGCCGTAATGCTAGAATACCTGCGCGCCTGCGACGAGGATGAGGAGAAGCTGGAGGAGACGGTCACTGCGTTTGCGGCCCTGGTGCCCCACATGCTGTCCACCAAGGAGGGCAGCGAGGCGGGCGTTATCTGCTTCTACAAGTCCACGCCCAAGAACCGACGA GCCATCATCAAGAACATCAAGGAGCACCTGCTGAAGATCGCCACCCACGAGCATGGCCACGTCTTTCTTATCTCGCTGCTAAACTCCCTGGACGACACCAAGGCCACCAAGAAGGCCATCTACGACCATCTGCACGGCGATCTGAAGACGCTGGTGGGCAACCAGTATGGACGACGAGTTGTCCAATGGCTAGTGGCCCCGGGCGATACCACATGCTTCCACCCGGAGTTCATTCGCGTGGTGGACGAGGGTCTGGCCTTTGGCAAAAAGGAGAAGGAGCTGCGTCGCAAGGAGATCTTCGAGCAGATCGAGGCGCCCATTGCACAGGCCATCGCCGAGGAGGCGGACTTCTGGCTGTCCAACAGCCACATTGGCCTGGTCACCGCCGACATTCTTAATCACA TTCAAGGCGAATCCTATGAAAAGGCGGCTGCAGCCCTCGCCCAAGTGGTTGCCCAGCCGGATTGGCGCATTTCAGCCGATGCCGCTGGGCCCGTGCCGCAGGACAAGAAGAAGCCCCACAACGATGTGGAGGCCATCATAGCCGAGGCCACCAAACAGCGCAGGAAGCTGCTAAATGCCgatagcagcagcagcagtagcagtGACGAAGGAGATGAAGATGGGGATGAAGAAGAAGATGGCGAGAAGGAGCCGCAGACGGGTGAGGATGAGGATGAAACCGAGCCGGAGCTGAAGAAGACCAAAAAGGAGGCCAACAAATCAAAGGCAAAGGTGGAGGAGCCGGCGGCTGCTCTGGTCATCGGAATAGAGGAGGCCGGCATGCACATTGTGTTAAAGAAGATCCTCAAGAACGATGGCAAACGCGAGGGCCATCCCTTCAGCCAAAAGCTCCTGCAAAGCCTGTCCACCGATGTG CTCAAAGTCTGGCTGGGCGTGAACCGCTCCTGTTTCGTGCTGCTGAAGCTGGTGGAGGAGAGTCCCGCGCTGCTGGAGGACTGCAAGAAGGCCATCGCGGCGGAGAAGAGCCTGAGCCAGACGCTCGTGAAACAGAAGACGCTCGGGGCCAAACTGCTGGCCGCCAAGCTGAACATTGGCAAATGA
- the LOC119557068 gene encoding putative peptidyl-prolyl cis-trans isomerase dodo — MPDAEQLPEGWEKRTSRYTGLSYYLNVHTKESQWDQPTEPAKKSGGGGSGSASGSAAGGDAPDEVQCLHLLVKHKGSRRPSSWREANITRTKEEAQLLLEVYRNKIVNQEATFDELARSYSDCSSAKRGGDLGKFGRGQMQASFEDAAFKLNVGQLSGIVDSDSGLHIILRKA; from the exons ATGCCAGATGCCGAACAACTGCCCGAGGGCTGGGAGAAGCGCACCAGCCGCTACACGG GATTGAGCTATTACCTGAATGTGCACACCAAGGAATCGCAGTGGGACCAGCCCACGGAGCCGGCCAAGAAGAGTGGCGGCGGCGGATCCGGCTCCGCATCCGGATCCGCGGCCGGGGGAGATGCCCCCGACGAGGTGCAGTGCCTCCATCTGCTGGTGAAGCACAAGGGCAGCCGGCGCCCCAGCTCGTGGCGCGAGGCGAACATCACCCGCACCAAGGAGGAGGCCCAGCTGCTCCTGGAGGTCTACCGCAACAAGATCGTCAACCAGGAGGCCACCTTTGACGAGCTGGCCCGCTCCTATTCCGACTGCAGTTCCGCCAAGAGGGGCGGCGACCTTGGAAAGTTCGGCAGAG GTCAGATGCAGGCTTCATTCGAGGACGCCGCCTTCAAGCTGAACGTCGGCCAGCTGTCGGGCATCGTCGACAGCGATTCCGGCCTGCACATCATCCTGCGCAAGGCCTAG
- the LOC119558058 gene encoding protein flightless-1: MSVLPFVRGVDFTKNDFSATFPSSMRQMSRVQWLTLDRTQLAEIPEELGHLQKLEHLSLNHNRLEKIFGELTELTCLRSLDLRHNKLKNSGIPPELFHLEELTTLDLSHNKLKEVPEGLERAKNLIVLNLSNNQIETIPTPLFIHLTDLLFLDLSHNRLETLPPQTRRLINLKTLDLSHNPLELFQLRQLPSLQSLEVLKMSGTQRTLLNFPTSLDSLANLYELDLSHNSLPKLPDCVYNVVTLVRLNLSDNELSELSAGVELWQRLESLNLSRNQLVALPAALCKLPKLRRLLVNDNKLNFEGIPSGIGKLGALEVFSAANNLLEMVPEGLCRCGALKQLNLSCNRLITLPDAIHLLEGLDQLDLRNNPELVMPPKPSEASKATSLEFYNIDFSLQTQLRLAGAAVPPSMPSSATPKDSTARKIRLRRGPRSEGDQDAAKVLKGMKDVAKDKDNEAGALPEDGKPESLKPKRWDESLEKPQLDYSKFFEKEDGQLPGLTIWEIENFLPNKIEEVVHGKFYEGDCYIVLKTKFDDLGLLDWEIYFWIGNEATLDKRACAAIHAVNLRNFLGARCRTIREEQGDESEEFLALFETEVIYIEGGRTATGFYTIEEMIHITRLYLVHAYGATIHLEPVAPLVTSLDPRHAFVLDLGTHIYIWLGERSKNTLNSKARLMAEKISKTERKNKCEIQLERQGEESPEFWQGLDMTPEEGAAAEPPKEHVPEDYQPVQPRLYQVQLGMGYLELPQVELPEQKLCHTLLNSKHVYILDCYTDLFVWFGKKSTRLVRAAAVKLSRELFNMMDRPDYALVMRVPEGNEMQIFRTKFAGWDEVMAVDFTRTAKSVAKTGANLTQWARQQETRTDLAALFMPRQSAMPLAEAEQLEEEWNYDLEMMEAFVLENKKFVRLPEEELGRFYTGECYVFLCRYCIPIEEPEIGPEDGANPAADESKLSANNQPEDEIQCVVYFWQGRNAGNMGWLTFTFTLQKKFKAMFGEELEVVRIFQQQENLKFMSHFKRKFIIHTGKRKDKALTAKGKSPVEFFHLRSNGGALTTRLIQINPDAVHLNSAFCYILHVPFETEDESQSGIVYVWIGSKACNEEAKLVQDIAEQMFNSPWVSLQILNEGDEPENFFWVALGGRKPYDTDAEYMDYTRLFRCSNERGYYTVAEKCADFCQDDLADDDIMILDNGEHVFLWMGPRCSEVEVKLAYKSAQVYIQHMRIKQPERPRKLFLTMKNKESRRFTKCFHGWSAFKVYL; encoded by the exons ATGAGCGTGCTGCCGTTTGTGCGCGGTGTGGACTTTACGAAAAATGATTTCAGC GCAACATTCCCCAGCTCTATGCGGCAGATGTCGCGGGTGCAGTGGCTCACACTGGATCGCACGCAGCTGGCGGAGATTCCCGAGGAGCTGGGCCATTTGCAGAAGCTTGAGCACCTGTCGCTGAACCACAACCGCCTGGAGAAGATCTTCGGCGAGCTGACGGAGCTGACATGCCTGCGTTCCCTCGACCTGCGGCACAATAAGCTGAAGAACAGCGGCATACCGCCGGAACTGTTCCACCTGGAGGAGCTGACCACCCTCGATCTGTCGCACAACAAGCTAAAGGAGGTGCCCGAGGGCCTGGAGCGGGCCAAGAACCTGATCGTGCTCAACCTGAGCAACAATCAGATTGAGACCATACCCACGCCGCTGTTCATCCATCTCACGGATCTTCTCTTCCTGGATCTGTCGCACAACCGACTGGAGACATTGCCACCGCAGACGCGACGTCTGATCAACCTGAAAACGCTCGACCTGTCGCACAATCCGCTCGAGCTGTTCCAACTGCGCCAGCTGCCCTCGCTGCAGAGCCTGGAGGTCCTCAAGATGAGCGGTACGCAGCGCACGCTCCTTAATTTCCCCACCAGCTTGGACAGCCTGGCCAATCTCTACGAGCTGGACCTGTCGCACAATTCGCTGCCCAAGCTGCCCGACTGCGTCTACAATGTGGTTACCCTGGTGCGGCTGAATCTGAGCGACAACGAGCTCAGCGAGCTGAGTGCCGGTGTGGAGCTGTGGCAGCGCTTGGAGTCGCTCAATCTATCGCGGAATCAACTGGTGGCCCTGCCCGCCGCTCTCTGCAAACTGCCCAAGCTGCGGCGATTGCTGGTTAACGACAATAAGCTGAATTTCGAGGGCATACCCTCAGGCATTGGCAAACTGGGTGCTCTGGAGGTCTTTTCGGCGGCCAACAATCTGCTGGAAATGGTGCCCGAGGGTCTCTGCCGATGCGGTGCTCTGAAACAGCTCAACCTGAGCTGTAATCGGCTGATAACCCTGCCCGATGCCATTCACCTGCTCGAGGGACTGGATCAGCTGGACTTGCGCAACAATCCAGAGCTAGTGATGCCACCCAAGCCAAGTGAGGCTAGTAAAGCCACCAGCCTGGAGTTCTACAACATAGATTTTAGTCTGCAAACCCAGCTGCGGTTAGCTGGCGCTGCTGTGCCCCCTTCAATGCCATCGTCGGCCACGCCCAAGGATTCGACGGCAAGGAAGATCCGCTTGAGGCGCGGTCCGCGCAGCGAGGGCGATCAGGATGCTGCCAAGGTGCTCAAGGGCATGAAGGATGTGGCCAAGGACAAGGATAACGAGGCGGGTGCTCTGCCCGAGGACGGCAAACCAGAGTCCCTAAAGCCGAAGAGATGGGACGAGTCGCTGGAGAAGCCGCAACTGGACTACTCCAAGTTCTTCGAGAAGGAAGATGGCCAGCTGCCGGGCCTGACCATCTGGGAGATCGAGAACTTCCTGCCCAACAAAATTGAGGAGGTGGTGCATGGCAAATTCTATGAGGGCGATTGCTACATAGTCCTCAAGACCAAGTTTGATGACCTTGGCCTGCTTGATTGGGAGATATACTTTTGGATCGGCAATGAGGCCACCCTAGATAAACGTGCCTGCGCTGCTATCCATGCAGTGAACCTGAGGAACTTTCTGGGCGCACGGTGTCGTACGATTCGCGAGGAGCAGGGCGACGAGTCCGAAGAGTTTCTGGCCCTATTTGAAACGGAAGTCATCTACATCGAGGGCGGGCGAACGGCCACTGGTTTCTATACCATTGAGGAGATGATACATATCACCAGGTTGTATTTGGTGCACGCCTATGGCGCCACTATTCATCTGGAGCCTGTGGCTCCTTTGGTCACGTCCCTGGATCCCCGGCACGCCTTCGTCCTGGATTTGGGCACCCACATTTACATTTGGCTAGGCGAGAGATCGAAAAACACGTTGAACTCCAAGGCCAGATTGATGGCGGAGAAGATTAGCAAAACGGAGCGGAAAAACAAATGTGAGATCCAGTTGGAGCGGCAGGGCGAAGAAAGTCCGGAGTTCTGGCAAGGACTGGACATGACGCCGGAGGAGGGAGCCGCCGCCGAGCCTCCAAAGGAGCACGTTCCAGAGGACTATCAGCCAGTGCAGCCACGCCTCTACCAGGTGCAACTGGGCATGGGATATCTGGAGCTGCCGCAAGTGGAGTTACCTGAGCAGAAACTCTGCCACACCCTGCTGAACAGCAAGCACGTCTATATACTCGATTGCTATACGGATCTGTTTGTTTGGTTTGGCAAGAAGTCGACGAGATTGGTCCGAGCGGCCGCCGTCAAGTTGAGCCGGGAGCTCTTCAACATGATGGATCGCCCGGACTATGCGCTGGTAATGCGTGTGCCCGAGGGCAATGAAATGCAGATCTTCCGCACCAAATTCGCTGGCTGGGACGAGGTAATGGCCGTGGACTTCACACGGACAGCCAAGTCGGTGGCCAAGACGGGGGCTAATCTCACACAATGGGCCCGCCAGCAGGAGACGCGCACGGATCTGGCCGCCCTCTTCATGCCCCGGCAGTCGGCCATGCCTTTGGCAGAGGCGGAACAGCTGGAGGAGGAGTGGAACTACGATCTGGAGATGATGGAGGCCTTTGTGCTGGAGAACAAGAAGTTTGTCCGGCTGCCGGAGGAGGAATTGGGTCGATTTTACACCGGCGAATGCTACGTGTTCCTGTGTCGCTATTGCATTCCCATTGAGGAGCCAGAAATTGGCCCTGAAGATGGTGCTAACCCAGCCGCGGATGAGAGTAAACTCAGCGCCAACAATCAGCCGGAGGATGAGATCCAGTGCGTCGTCTACTTCTGGCAGGGACGCAATGCCGGCAACATGGGTTGGCTCACGTTTACCTTTACGCTGCAGAAGAAATTCAAGGCGATGTTCGGCGAGGAACTGGAGGTGGTGCGGATCTTTCAGCAACAGGAGAACCTCAAGTTCATGTCGCACTTCAAGCGCAAGTTTATCATCCACACCGGCAAGCGAAAGGACAAGGCGCTCACGGCGAAGGGTAAGTCGCCCGTGGAGTTCTTCCATCTGCGATCGAACGGCGGTGCATTGACCACGCGCCTTATCCAAATCAATCCGGATGCAGTGCATCTCAACTCGGCCTTCTG cTATATACTCCATGTGCCATTTGAAACGGAGGACGAATCGCAGTCGGGGATTGTATACGTGTGGATAGGTAGCAAAGCCTGCAACGAGGAGGCCAAGCTGGTCCAGGATATTGCCGAGCAGATGTTCAACTCACCCTGGGTTAGCCTGCAG ATTCTTAACGAGGGCGACGAGCCGGAGAACTTCTTCTGGGTGGCGCTGGGCGGTCGCAAGCCCTACGACACGGACGCGGAGTACATGGACTACACGCGGCTGTTCCGGTGCTCCAACGAGCGGGGCTACTACACGGTGGCCGAGAAGTGCGCCGACTTCTGCCAGGACGATCTGGCCGACGACGACATAATGATCCTGGATAACGGCGAGCACGTCTTCCTGTGGATGGGGCCGCGTTGCAGCGAGGTGGAGGTGAAGCTGGCCTACAAGTCCGCCCAGGTGTACATCCAGCACATGCGGATTAAGCAGCCGGAGAGGCCGAGGAAACTCTTCCTCACGATGAAGAACAAGGAGTCGCGCCGGTTTACCAAGTGCTTCCACGGCTGGAGCGCCTTCAAGGTGTATTTATAA